GCTTATTTCTGTACATTTGTTGAAGAAAATGATTTTTATGTACAGGCATTGGCAGAATGGGTGATATTTACATCTAGTGGAATTGCAAGTGGAATTTATCATGCCTGTGATGTGGGAGCATGGTGTCTTCTGGATTTTAATTCTTTACAGGTACACAGTACAGGCATGCACATCTCTCAAATACACTCTAATTAGCACTTTAGTAGTTTAGAGCTTTTACCATTTCCTTATCTGAAAATGTCTCAGTTCATGGACTTCTGGCTGTCTTTCATGGCCATAGTGAGTACATTTGTGTACCTAGCTACAATGGATGAAGCTTATAAGAGACCAGTACTCACAGCTGTAGCAATTTTTACTGCTCTTATGGCAGTCACTAAGGCCACAAGGTACATTGAATTGATAGGACATAGATTGAGTTCATTTTAAATCTGAGCCAAAAAAAGAAGAAAAAAAAATTAGTATATTGTCAAGCATCTGACTAGACTCTTTGCAGGACGTCCAATATTGTGATTGTAATGTCAATTGGCATTTCGGCTCTTGTTCTTGGATGGCTGATAGAATTAACTACCAAGTATAGGTTATTTCCCTCTCCGGTCGGATTCTCCTTAAACATAATCGAGAGGTGCGTTTCTTAACAATATCAATCATCACGACTGCTTAGTAACCTTATCAAGTTTGTAACTCTGTATGCAATCAATACATATAAAAAAATAAATAAATTACTCTTTGTTGATTGGTATGATGAATGCTTGAATTATGTTTAGATTAATTTGATGCCTACATTGAATATTAACTTGATATATTTTTTTATCTACCACTGGCTTTTCAGTTTTGAACTCCCATCTCAGAGATTAGCTACTTCTGCAATTAGATCTGATAGACCTTGAGCATAATAAAACTTGTTAGGCCCGTATATCAATGTTATGGGAGTGATTGATCACTTTTTATTATATTGGAGAAACCCTTAAGGTAAAATGTTATCTTGATATACTCTAGTATAACGGTAACTTCGGCGGTGACTTCTGTGTATGAGCCTGTGTATGAGCTATATCTCTGCTTTGTATATCTCTTCTTTATCCATTGCATTTCCTTTTGTTCTAATAACCAAGAGATTATGCAGGTTCCAAGGTGTTAGAGGATGGCTAAAAAATCTGATCAAGACAATTTTCAGAAGATTTCGATGGGGCTTTGTGCTAGCAGGCTTGATTACATTAGCCATGGCAGCAATTAGCTGGACACTGGAGAGTACTGAAACCTACTGGATATGGCACAGGTGAATAATATTGTGAAAATTATCCATGACCTTCTTGCTATTGCTCTCTCTATGTCATGATTGATTGATTGATTGTTGCCTTAAATAATTTGCAGCCTTTGGCATGTCACCATCTATACGTCTTCCTTCTTCTTCCTTTGCTCAAAATCAAATACTGAGAGTACCGCAAGTACTGTAGATACTGTTATTGTTGATACTGAGAGTCAGAGACCCCCAAATGGAGCCTATGAGTTGACTAGGCAGGATTCATTGCCAAGAAGTTGATAAATAGCGCAAGCAAGAATTTTGCTGAGTTAAAGGGTAGTAGAAAAAAGAAATGATATTTGTAAAGGCCAAAGAGAATGATAATTGTCTGACTGCATCTTAGAAGCAGTTCCATAAACTAAATTGAGTTAAATTATGTCCTTGCATTAGCCATAGCCTAGAGAGCTATTTTCTTTTCTTTTTTGAAGGGTAGATTTTTTCAGGATATAGATTTTGGGTTTGTATGGACTTGTCAATGTATAGACTATTCATGAAGGCCTCTGGTGAAGATTACAAGTTATGAAATTAAAGACAAAGATCATTGCAAGGTGGTCATCCAACTGTAAATGATATATCGCCAGTTAGCAACCATTCAGTTGATAATGAAGCACTGCAGTTTTGCCTTTGTTCAATCTCTGTTGTAGTTTAATTGTTCAAACTGCAAACTCCAAACTCTTTTGAGTTTTGATTGCCAGTGGTTACTTGCCCAGAGAAGTACGGAGAAAATCAGGATAACAACACAAAATTCCCAGAAAATAGAAAATATCACACTTTGGCAGATTCAGTAATATAATGTTAAAGACAACAATAAAGTACAAAGCACTATAATGGCTCAAATGCAATTTCCTTTTGTTCTTTACATAACCTCCAAGAACAGTAAACAAAAATATATGCATAGTTTAATATCAATTTATAGACCACTCAAACCTAAAGAACAAATTTAATTTGGATGTAATAACAAGCTGATTGTATCCTTTGAAAAGCAATGGCTCCAGATCATTGTATAAAGAAATTAGTTTGCTTTCTACTGAGGCTTACTCACATATTCACTGTATGGTTCTTTCTTGAAACAAAACTTGCTTGCTGTTCAATCTCTCATATACATATAAACCATCCATTCATTGTGAGCCTTCACTTGAAGGCTCTATGATTTTGTCACCCTTCTCTTGTTGAAGTGCTCCTCTGCGAACGGGTGGAAGATGAGCGAAAATCTGGAGCTAACATCTCTTTATAGTCCTTGCGGATGCTCCAGAGGATCTCCGCGCACCTCTTCATGCTAGGCCGGTGCTGTCTACGTTGAGCCAAGCATTGCAAGGATAGTTCAAGAATCTTTTCAATGGCTAAATTGTTGGCTGCATTCTTTTCCAGCCTGGGATCCAAAATTAGAATAGCGTCTCCATCACTAAACTTCTTCATAGCCTGCAAAACCAACCCAAGCCACAATTTACTTTCCCATCTAGTAGTGCCTAAGCAATACCGTACCGAAAATTTTGACATAGAAATACAAGTAGAGTGGACTAGAGATCAGAAGAGATGAGAAATTCGCACCCATTTTGCAGTTATCCGTTCCTTGAGTTCCCGTTTTGGTTCAATCGGACGCCTGCCTGTAACCAGTTCAACTAGTAACACACCAAATGAGTAAACATCACTCTTATCTGTAAGTTGATAGGTTCTGAGGTACTCGGGGTCCAAGTAGCCAGCGGTTCCTTTAACTTGAGTAGACACATGAGTAGCACCTGAATCACTATCAGCAGCAAGCCTAGCAAAACCAAAGTCAGCTACTTTTGCTCTTAAGTTCTCTGTTAGGAGAATGTTGGAAGACTTTATGTCCCTATGGATTATCGGATGATCTGCCAAGTGAAGTGAATCATACTCCAATCAGTTCCTTAACACAGATTCCATATACAAATCTTTGAGATTGAGAACTTTTAGTTTCTAATTACCTGTGTACATATGAAGATAGGTGACAGCATGAGCCACATCGATTGCAATGTCAAGCCGCGCCGTAAGGTCAAGAATGTCGCCTTGCATACCTGCATTGTGCATTTCTATGAAAATCAGACACTTCACACAAGCAAAATTCGGAAACCAAAAGCGCGAAAAACCCAGTTATAGAACTCACAATCCAAATGTTGTCTAAGGGTTCCATTAGGAACATACTCCACAACCACAACTTTCTCATCTTCATACTCCACATACCCATAAAACTTGACCAGGTTCAAATGCTCCACCTGCGACAGCATTTGAATCTCGCTCTGGAACTCCACACCCAAATGCTTGTCATACACACTCTGCATTACTCAAATTCACAATGTACTTGATCAAAACCCAAATTTACACACCTAAGAGATCAAAATGTTGTAAACCAAAAATTGCATCCCAACCTTTTTGGCACGCTTAATGGCAACTGATGTCCCATCTTCAAGCGTCCCCTTGTACACCGTCCCAAAGCCGCCTTGTCCGATCTTGACCGAGGGAGAGAAGTTCTTAGTGGCCCTATAGATTTCATCCATCGTGAACTTCACATTCCCAGCCTGTCTCTCATGTCTCGAGTTATTCGTACTAGAGTAAACTCCCCGGCTCGAACCAGAGGCGCGTCTCCTCTCACTCCCAGCTCCAGAGTTATCCGAAAACACTAGCAAAATAAACAAAATACAACAAACTAATCATTGATCTGAGTCATCTCAGATCTCATTACATATAAACAATGGAGGTGTTGTTACCGGAAGGAGGTTTAAACTCCTCGGAGGAGTCGGCAAAGCTGGCCGAGCTTCTGGTGTCGGGAGGAGTGAAGCAGCCGACGAAGACTCCGACGACGGAGCGAGCGGCGACGGCGACTGCACTGGACTTGCTTGCAGTGGATGAGGCGTTAGAGTAAGATGAGGGGGCAGGTGATGCGTAGGGGAGGCGGTCAGGGGTGGTCCCAGCATCGGAGCTGGTGTTGCGGCGGCGTCCGTACGACGGAGTTCGTCTCATTTAAGTTGGGGGAGAGAGAGAGAGAGAGAGAGAGAGAGAGAGAGAGAACGGAGAGACGTAGAAATGGCGGGTAGTTGTGGGGAGAGAGAAGAAGAGAGAAGAAGAAGACTTTGATATTTCGAAAAGTCTTCCCAACCAGAGGAAGCCAACCAGTACCAAAGTACAATTAATATTTCTTTGTTTGGTTTGCTTTTTGGGATCAAAACAATTATTGGACCTTTTCTGGATATTTTTCTATTTTTTCATTTCTTTTTGTGAACTTTTTGATAGATTTCTCATTTCTATTTGGATGGGTTGTGCACACTCCACACATTAGTTATGTTATTTTGATCAATGTGGGGTAAACAGGTTTCAAGCTGGAATCTCATTCATTTATTTAACGAACATAGAGAAGAAAACTTGTTTGTTTTTTTTTTTTTGAAGATAATAGCTATAATAGTGGTCTTCACACCATTATTATTAATGAAACTATAAAATACAAAAGAGAGACATTGAGCATAAACCTCATAGTGTAAGAACATCTTAAAATAATATCAGGAGAATCTATATCACCTAAATATTTTAACAAAAACCATTTAGCAAAAAATGTATCATTGACATTTTTATTTGTTTTGACTAAAACATGGCGACATAACGAAAAATTAAAACTCATGTAAAGCCATATAAAACTTTTCCTAATTATTTTCCCTAATTGCTTTCCCATTTGTCTGCATCTTTAGGCTTTAGCAAACTTCATCACACGTTTTTTGTATTGGGCAATCAAGAGAGATTTACAAGCAGCAAACATGTTTCTCTATACTTAATTTGAAATCTTTAATTATGGTGTATAAGACAGAGAATCTATTTAAGACGAAAACAACAACCTAACGTTCAATCTTTTTATTCAAATCAAGCGTATATTAATCACCAAACTTATAAAATTAAGTTTTACACAACTTTAATCATGAATTAAAACCTATCATACTTTTTTTTTGATCGAATACGTTAGAGAACTTTATTGAAAAAAATCACCGATTACACGGAGGGGATGCAAACAAACCCTGTAACTCCCCAGGAGGGGCACCAACCCAACGGGAAGGAGAAGAACAACTAAGAGCCAAACGAGCTAGCTTATGCGTTACCAAGTTGGACTTCCTGAAAACATGACTACAAAAAGAAGAATTAAGAGACAACAGATCCTGTTTAATATCCTCAACGATCATGCCGAAAACAGAATTCTCCACATCAGACTGAATAGCCTTAACCAGATTGAGACGGTCTGACTCCAAGACTAAAGGAAAAAGCTGTAACTCCCTAGCCATCTCACAAGCCAATCTACCAGCATAAGCCTCCACTAAAACCTATCATACTTAAAATTTGAGAGTAACCATGGAAATTCGAACGTGATCTGGTGATTTTTCAGATTGAGTGCTATTGTTTAGGGAGGTGTAAGTAATCATTGGTGTCTATAATGCACAGACTGAGTACGGAAGTATTGGTTTGAATATTAAGGGTGGCTTAATATTAAAATGTCCTATGTAAAATCATGGGTTCTAGCCTTTTAGGCATATATAATGCAAATAAACTCTTGATTAGAACAGCATTTGTTAATAATTTCTTAACAACCTGGAATTGACTAATTCCTTATTTTTAGACAGACAATTTCTATTGTTCTACAAATATGAAGAGTAAAAGGTAACTGTTTACACCAGAAAATATGAATGCAAATTATTATTGATACGAGTCATGTCACACCAATAAGAAAATATCAGAGATAAACAAATATATGTGACTCAACATTTGGAACAAATAGAATAATATACCCTGAATTGGAGTAAGAGGGACTTTGATAGGTCCTAGAGCAACAAATTGATAGTTAATAAATTCATCTGATGCAGATAGAAAACCAGTAATTTACTCCAGGGTTCATCTGACATTTGAAATAACAGACCCAATACTTTGATTACAAGTTAATCAACTATATCTTAGGGAGGAAATTGTCAGAATCCTGATCAGTGATTGTTAACTACAAGTGGCTCTGGAAATTGACAGGATTCTGCAGTTTGTTGAATATTGCTACAAGTTGAAGGAACCCTTCCAATCTAACATCGATCTCTTTTATGAGAGAGACGGCTTAAAAACTGATGAATGATTTGCTTGGTGGTAAAATTTACCACCAGCTTCTACAATAAAGCAAAGAAAAAGATATGCATTGGTTAAACTTTCGATTATAAGGTAAATCAGGCATTGTCTTGATCCACCTATCCAAATTATAGGTCATATCAGATGATGAAAAGCATCTCTTTACCTCATTGGATTTACATGTTTGGCGATGGAATACGCTGGAGTTGTAATAACTTGATTTTTCGGATTTGGCTAGGTCTGTTGAAAAAATAGATGCAACTGCTAGCTTAGAAACTTGAAAAAGTCTGCAGTATTGAATCATAATAGATTTTTCATGTTCATTTAAGATATATGATTTCTACATGGTAAACACGGTGAAATTGTCTAGAATCGCATATTAATGACCTATTCCACACGGTAAGCATGTAAATTTCTAATGAGACATGAAGGACTTTAGGGAAATGTACAAGTCTGCACATCCTTTCATCTCACAAGGTTATGAGAACAGATCACCACATCACAATGGAGTCACTGATTATTTAGAGTGCTCATTGTCAAAGCAGAGCTCCAGAGAAGTCGGGCAAACTTCAAGCAGATCCATCCAGAACTGTGTCTAACTTAATTATCACTGATCCTAGATATTCTTCTCGTTCATCACCTAAGCAACATCCCTCGCATAACATACACCGGTGATGCATCTTCATCACCACTCGATATCAAGTTCATTGTATCCCTTAAAAGCAATGACTTGAGTTTAGTACTAAAGAAATTATTTTGCTTTTTGTTGGAGAGGAAAGATCACATATCAAAAAAGAGACAAATAACATATAACTTATAAGTGGATGAATCATACTCAATTGTACCGATGTCTATTGTAGTTAAAACCCAACATTTTAAAAGTGGTTAAGTTAGGACAGTATCGGTACAATAATGATCTACGGGCCACGCTTGTCCCTGGTCTAGTTTTTCTATAGAGGATTACTTACATTTCCAGTGTTGGGTTCTTTCTTGAAACAAAATGTGCTTGTTGTTCACTCTCATACACATAATTTATAAACTTGTGTTGGGTTCTTTCTTGAA
Above is a window of Fragaria vesca subsp. vesca linkage group LG7, FraVesHawaii_1.0, whole genome shotgun sequence DNA encoding:
- the LOC101290695 gene encoding calmodulin-binding receptor-like cytoplasmic kinase 2-like, coding for MRRTPSYGRRRNTSSDAGTTPDRLPYASPAPSSYSNASSTASKSSAVAVAARSVVGVFVGCFTPPDTRSSASFADSSEEFKPPSVFSDNSGAGSERRRASGSSRGVYSSTNNSRHERQAGNVKFTMDEIYRATKNFSPSVKIGQGGFGTVYKGTLEDGTSVAIKRAKKSVYDKHLGVEFQSEIQMLSQVEHLNLVKFYGYVEYEDEKVVVVEYVPNGTLRQHLDCMQGDILDLTARLDIAIDVAHAVTYLHMYTDHPIIHRDIKSSNILLTENLRAKVADFGFARLAADSDSGATHVSTQVKGTAGYLDPEYLRTYQLTDKSDVYSFGVLLVELVTGRRPIEPKRELKERITAKWAMKKFSDGDAILILDPRLEKNAANNLAIEKILELSLQCLAQRRQHRPSMKRCAEILWSIRKDYKEMLAPDFRSSSTRSQRSTSTREG